One Zeugodacus cucurbitae isolate PBARC_wt_2022May chromosome 3, idZeuCucr1.2, whole genome shotgun sequence genomic region harbors:
- the LOC105216279 gene encoding PAX-interacting protein 1 isoform X1, translated as MNSATKVGEIFTAAGQAFSRLGDLTMQLHPNAESPSGKWTEEEINMLHSSILRFSDDLNKISSSIKNRTVSQIRQALKKKAFEDAGIPAKQVPVQQVQHVIQTVQQLPTQQTHVVKQQTIQLNTIQQQHQNVNVITQQQQQQHHQPPQTQPSTPQTVHIQHVQRILPVQAAQVSQQQHHPQPTLTAPQSLQTSPKQIIIQQTSAATQIIQQPQTTTVTLQQFQQLQQQQKALLAVSAGSTMATVTENVVLQPATQPTQLSQVVQSVQQQSAHQQQQQTTSQQALVVASSAAAITAVAPTTVMVPATGVVSGVAVTTTAPQTTSSIALKSGPDVMMTLNRINTQEHEEECLPADVVKLDFANEEVTG; from the exons ATGAATTCGGCAACGAAA GTTGGCGAAATATTTACAGCCGCTGGCCAAGCTTTTAGTCGTTTGGGCGATTTAACAATGCAATTGCATCCAAATGCCGAATCACCATCAGG CAAGTGGACGGAAGAGGAGATAAATATGCTACACTCATCCATACTACGTTTTTCGGatgatttgaataaaataagttCAAGCATTAAAAATCGGACAGT TTCTCAAATACGACAAGCGCTTAAGAAGAAGGCTTTCGAAGATGCCGGTATACCAGCTAAACAGGTGCCTGTGCAGCAAGTACAACATGTCATACAGACCGTGCAACAATTACCAACGCAACAGACACATGTGGTGAAGCAGCaaacaatacaattaaatacaatacagCAACAGCACCAAAATGTTAATGTAAtaacccaacaacaacagcagcagcatcatcaGCCACCACAAACCCAACCAAGCACACCGCAGACCGTACATATACAACACGTGCAACGCATATTGCCGGTGCAGGCAGCACAGGTGTCACAGCAGCAACATCATCCGCAACCAACACTAACTGCGCCACAATCGTTGCAAACATCACCCAAACAAATTATCATACAACAAACCAGCGCAGCAACACAAATCATACAACAACCGCAGACAACCACTGTAACGTTGCAGCAATTTcaacaattgcaacagcaacagaaaGCATTGTTGGCCGTATCAGCCGGATCTACAATGGCTACAGTGACGGAGAATGTGGTTTTACAACCTGCCACACAGCCGACACAACTGTCACAGGTGGTGCAGTCCGTGCAACAGCAGTCAGCgcatcagcaacagcagcaaacaaCGTCTCAACAAGCTTTAGTGGTGGCTAGTAGCGCTGCTGCCATAACTGCTGTGGCGCCGACAACAGTAATGGTCCCCGCCACGGGTGTAGTAAGTGGTGTGGCTGTAACTACTACTGCACCGCAAACAACAAGCTCCATAGCTTTGAAATCAGGACCAGATGTGATGATGACATTGAATCGCATCAACACACAGGAGCACGAGGAGGAATGCCTACCCGCTGATGTGGTCAAATTGGATTTTGCTAATGAAGAGGTAACCGGATGA
- the LOC105216278 gene encoding uncharacterized protein LOC105216278, which translates to MRLSNTIEWLLIAITISLILDTTTARHHHQHQRRQQNQPQQTQTKHTQFAKRQGRAAAAAATTTSSWFGPEFMIARRVYEDCQEKNDFVGCLKQKALHALSRALEQDSIKIVDGLVLEKQNSTEKESIITAMADGRTLNSLSTIDRALLAKIDKLTRTHALKMDMSQGRGHGGGDGDGGGMKKKKGDQGGGMKYVIAALLTAMGIAGPLGLKALAAIAIKALVISKVALTIAGIIALKKLFTHDHQEESSFQVHAGEHNRRNTYVIRPVNKSNQPTAAAGVSQYSDPYRYYYEYH; encoded by the exons ATGAGGCTGAGTAACACAATCGAGTGGCTGCTCATAGCAATTACGATCAGTTTAATACTCGATACAACAACAGCACGACATCATCACCAACACCAACGTAGGCAACAGAATCAGCCACAACAGACACAGACGAAGCATACACAATTTGCGAAGCGTCAAGGTcgtgccgccgccgccgccgccacaacCACCAGCAGTTGGTTTGGTCCGGAATTTATGATAGCGCGTCGCGTTTATGAAGATTGTCAGGAAAAGAATGATTTTGTCGGTTGTCTCAAACAAAAGGCGCTACATGCGCTTTCACGTGCACTCGAGCAGGACTCCATCAAAATTGTTGATGGTCTCGTTTTGGAGAAACAGAATAGCACCGAGAAAGAAAGTATTATCACTGCTATGGCCGATGGACGCACGCTCAACTCACTGAGCACCATCGATCGTGCACTGCTGGCCAAAATTGACAAGCTAACGCGTACACATGCGTTGAAAATGGATATGAGTCAAGGGCGTGGTCATGGTGGTGGCGATGGTGATGGCGGTggcatgaagaagaagaagggcgATCAAGGTGGTGGTATGAAATATGTGATTGCAGCATTACTCACCGCCATGGGCATTGCCGGGCCGCTTGGTTTAAAGGCTTTAGCGGCGATCGCAATAAAGGCTTTGGTCATCAGTAAAGTCGCGCTGACAATTGCCGGTATTATAGCGCTGAAGAAACTATTCACACATGATCATCAAGAAGAGTCCAGTTTTCAGGTACACGCGGGCGAACATAATCG aCGTAACACTTACGTAATACGCCCGGTGAACAAATCGAATCAGCCCACAGCTGCTGCCGGCGTTAGTCAATACTCGGATCCATATCGTTACTACTATGAATATCACTAA
- the LOC105216279 gene encoding putative uncharacterized protein DDB_G0271606 isoform X2, with protein sequence MNSATKVGEIFTAAGQAFSRLGDLTMQLHPNAESPSGSQIRQALKKKAFEDAGIPAKQVPVQQVQHVIQTVQQLPTQQTHVVKQQTIQLNTIQQQHQNVNVITQQQQQQHHQPPQTQPSTPQTVHIQHVQRILPVQAAQVSQQQHHPQPTLTAPQSLQTSPKQIIIQQTSAATQIIQQPQTTTVTLQQFQQLQQQQKALLAVSAGSTMATVTENVVLQPATQPTQLSQVVQSVQQQSAHQQQQQTTSQQALVVASSAAAITAVAPTTVMVPATGVVSGVAVTTTAPQTTSSIALKSGPDVMMTLNRINTQEHEEECLPADVVKLDFANEEVTG encoded by the exons ATGAATTCGGCAACGAAA GTTGGCGAAATATTTACAGCCGCTGGCCAAGCTTTTAGTCGTTTGGGCGATTTAACAATGCAATTGCATCCAAATGCCGAATCACCATCAGG TTCTCAAATACGACAAGCGCTTAAGAAGAAGGCTTTCGAAGATGCCGGTATACCAGCTAAACAGGTGCCTGTGCAGCAAGTACAACATGTCATACAGACCGTGCAACAATTACCAACGCAACAGACACATGTGGTGAAGCAGCaaacaatacaattaaatacaatacagCAACAGCACCAAAATGTTAATGTAAtaacccaacaacaacagcagcagcatcatcaGCCACCACAAACCCAACCAAGCACACCGCAGACCGTACATATACAACACGTGCAACGCATATTGCCGGTGCAGGCAGCACAGGTGTCACAGCAGCAACATCATCCGCAACCAACACTAACTGCGCCACAATCGTTGCAAACATCACCCAAACAAATTATCATACAACAAACCAGCGCAGCAACACAAATCATACAACAACCGCAGACAACCACTGTAACGTTGCAGCAATTTcaacaattgcaacagcaacagaaaGCATTGTTGGCCGTATCAGCCGGATCTACAATGGCTACAGTGACGGAGAATGTGGTTTTACAACCTGCCACACAGCCGACACAACTGTCACAGGTGGTGCAGTCCGTGCAACAGCAGTCAGCgcatcagcaacagcagcaaacaaCGTCTCAACAAGCTTTAGTGGTGGCTAGTAGCGCTGCTGCCATAACTGCTGTGGCGCCGACAACAGTAATGGTCCCCGCCACGGGTGTAGTAAGTGGTGTGGCTGTAACTACTACTGCACCGCAAACAACAAGCTCCATAGCTTTGAAATCAGGACCAGATGTGATGATGACATTGAATCGCATCAACACACAGGAGCACGAGGAGGAATGCCTACCCGCTGATGTGGTCAAATTGGATTTTGCTAATGAAGAGGTAACCGGATGA
- the LOC105216280 gene encoding LOW QUALITY PROTEIN: zinc finger protein chinmo (The sequence of the model RefSeq protein was modified relative to this genomic sequence to represent the inferred CDS: substituted 1 base at 1 genomic stop codon) yields the protein MDPQQQFCLKWNSYSSNLAITFSNLFKSDVLADVTLSCDGRVFKAHKLILAACSKKFAELFESTPTNGQCVVILEATSSDNMAALLEFMYKGEVHVSQEALNSFLKSAENLQVKGLSTETGRLAAQQAQQHIDASPLDSPTGRRSMRNSLSGAGSSGIGSAVSSIGGGIPSGAIIGGNMAAAMAERISNSGNGSVSGGSGNGCAGSNIISGPGSAHCNATASGAGGACGGAGGGSGGMGSGAGVAHHLSSSSGNLKQECDSLMQSSTAAALAGGIPPYVPPIYRPISFEPPRKRVLRSPYAEHEVRGSVLRDGSKNSSSECASPISKPPYHRPSSSASSNAPTEADTMQSERTSPSRYENHSPGATPGNGNVPSNLSGSLERTVKTERNNGSTHEANDDDQSEHDESIDNGAEDLRVKLENSNYSPPPPQPPTSNASSTTPSALLENLKHVEAGLPSNLATSIAPEDMLNVWNATKLNNKNSGMVNTADGKKLKCLYCDRLYGYETNLRAHIRQRHQGIRVHCPFCSRTFTRNNTVRRHIAREHKQEIGMNVVTGGIVPASVVTAATAATANHSQXDAAATAAAAVVMSAQKAAAKQRKRKSLKMALEKCMQRRDAAASSGGSASTSSIAVVGGNSSSSIGSGNIGEAANVSSATAVGVIASTSTRAAEERKQQQQQQLVQQQIELEQRKQQQHQQRKQRQERRRHSTALGRSASESSAVVEQHEVAVAPATEEGEEEPGTKRGKQEVATTVESTTEGDTSFMDTTGSSCATTTTATDTSTTSTTNTTSAHERHNSTIDSSTDELADTTVERLDTTSEIETDTDESPTTTGALVVANVVTPSNAGSVKEDTTTDTDADAKENVADTTPTTTTTTVLAAPISASNEAEQNPPVQMEEADEEHESKDVVPSIKSEAAADAGTTEMQVTTTQTTETETETENADNANAKAKPTSTTTTTNAAE from the exons atggATCCACAACAACAGTTTTGTTTGAAATGGAACAGTTATTCGTCCAATTTGGCCATAACATTCTCAAATCTATTCAAATCGGACGTATTGGCGGATGTGACGTTATCATGTGATG GTCGCGTATTCAAAGCACATAAATTAATATTGGCCGCATGTTCGAAGAAATTCGCCGAATTGTTCGAAAGCACACCCACAAATGGACAATGCGTTGTCATATTGGAGGCTACGTCCTCCGACAATATGGCCGCACTGCTCGAATTTATGTACAAAGGTGAAGTGCATGTGTCGCAAGAGGCTCTAAACAGTTTTCTGAAATCTGCGGAAAATCTGCAG GTCAAAGGACTGTCCACAGAAACTGGCCGTTTGGCCGCACAACAGGCACAACAACACATCGATGCATCGCCACTCGACTCGCCCACCGGCCGACGCAGCATGCGCAACAGTCTAAGCGGTGCTGGCAGCAGTGGTATCGGCAGTGCAGTCAGCAGTATAGGTGGTGGCATACCCAGTGGTGCCATTATCGGTGGCAATATGGCCGCTGCAATGGCGGAACGCATTAGCAACAGTGGTAACGGTAGTGTCAGTGGTGGTAGTGGTAACGGTTGCGCCGGCAGTAATATTATTAGCGGTCCCGGTAGTGCACATTGTAATGCCACAGCCAGCGGTGCTGGTGGAGCATGtggtggtgctggtggtggTTCGGGTGGTATGGGTAGCGGCGCTGGCGTTGCGCACCATTTGAGCAGTTCGAGTGGTAATCTGAAACAGGAATGCGATTCACTGATGCAAAGTAGTACCGCTGCAGCGCTGGCCGGCGGTATACCACCCTATGTACCGCCCATCTATCGTCCGATTTCATTTGAACCGCCACGCAAACGAGTACTCCGCAGTCCGTATGCCGAACATGAGGTGCGCGGCAGTGTGCTACGTGACGGCTCAAAGAATTCCTCATCGGAATGTGCGAGCCCTATCAGCAAACCGCCCTATCATCGGCCGTCGTCGAGTGCATCGTCGAATGCACCAACCGAGGCGGACACAATGCAATCGGAGCGAACATCACCGAG CCGTTATGAGAATCACAGTCCTGGCGCCACACCTGGTAATGGCAATGTGCCGAGCAATTTATCCGGCAGTCTAGAACGAACAGTGAAAACGGAACGAAACAATGGCAGCACACACGAGGCTAACGATGATGACCAAAGCGAGCACGACGAATCGATTGAT AATGGAGCCGAAGATCTGCGAGTGAAATTGGAAAATTCCAACTATTCGCCGCCACCGCCACAGCCACCTACCTCGAACGCATCATCCACAACACCATCCGCCCTTTTGGAGAATCTTAAGCATGTCGAAGCTGGTTTGCCGAGCAATTTGGCAACGTCTATAGCGCCCGAGGATATGTTGAATGTTTGGAATGCGAcgaaattgaataataaaaacagtGGCATGGTCAATACAGCGGACG GTAAGAAGCTGAAGTGCCTGTATTGTGATCGCCTCTACGGCTATGAAACAAATCTACGCGCACACATCCGCCAACGTCATCAAGGCATTCGCGTCCATTGTCCCTTCTGTTCGCGCACCTTCACCCGCAACAACACCGTGCGTCGGCACATTGCACGCGAACACAAACAGGAGATCGGCATGAATGTGGTCACCGGCGGCATTGTGCCCGCTTCCGTCGTCACTGCGGCTACGGCGGCGACCGCGAATCACTCGCAATAGGATGCGGCCgcaacagcggcagcagcagtagTCATGAGTGCGCAGAAGGCAGCAGCAAAACAACGTAAACGAAAATCTTTGAAAATGGCATTAGAAAAGTGTATGCAACGACGCGACGCGGCAGCTAGCAGTGGTGGCAGCGCTAGCACCAGCAGTATCGCCGTCGTTggcggcaacagcagcagcagcattggCAGTGGCAATATTGGCGAAGCAGCAAACGTCAGCAGTGCCACTGCTGTCGGCGTTATAGCCAGCACGTCCACACGTGCGGCTGAGGAacgcaaacaacagcaacagcaacaactcgtACAGCAGCAAATCGAGTTGGAGCAAcgaaaacagcagcaacatcagcAACGTAAGCAGCGTCAAGAGCGACGGCGTCATAGTACCGCGCTCGGACGCAGCGCTAGCGAAAGCAGCGCAGTGGTGGAACAACACGAGGTCGCAGTGGCGCCAGCGACAGAGGAGGGAGAAGAAGAGCCCGGGACCAAACGTGGTAAGCAAGAGGTTGCAACAACTGTGGAAAGCACCACCGAAGGTGATACCTCATTTATGGATACCACCGGTAGTAGTTGCGCCACTACGACCACGGCCACCGACACCTCCACCACAAGTACCACCAACACCACTAGCGCCCACGAACGGCACAACAGCACCATCGATTCATCCACCGATGAATTGGCTGACACCACTGTGGAACGTTTGGATACAACCAGCGAAATCGAAACCGATACGGATGAGTCGCCAACAACCACTGGTGCATTGGTGGTGGCAAATGTGGTGACACCCAGCAATGCGGGTAGTGTAAAAGAAGACACCACCACTGACACCGACGCTGATGCTAAAGAAAATGTTGCTGATACAACACcaaccacaaccacaacaacagtgCTTGCTGCACCAATTTCAGCCTCTAATGAGGCTGAGCAAAACCCACCGGTACAAATGGAAGAAGCTGATGAAGAACACGAAAGCAAAGACGTCGTGCCCAGCATCAAGTCCGAAGCTGCTGCGGACGCGGGAACGACTGAAATGCAGGTGaccacaacacaaacaacagaaacagaaacagaaactgaaaatgctgataatgcTAATGCCAAAGCAAAACCaacatctacaacaacaacaacaaatgctgctgaataa